One Bradyrhizobium sp. CCGB12 genomic window carries:
- a CDS encoding nuclear transport factor 2 family protein, which produces MTVEKLNRQRVVHLLDVFARGDIEAALSCCTDDVDFLTHAPIDVLPHMVPRHGKQELRELWQTVWSRYSEVRYKTPVIVAEGDEVATYMHTYFRKRSNDRVVQFDMAVFYSFRGGLVSQIREIIDSYDLVQQVLEREIGPLITGAPADGG; this is translated from the coding sequence ATGACGGTCGAGAAGCTGAACCGCCAGCGCGTCGTGCATCTGCTCGACGTCTTCGCACGCGGGGATATCGAGGCGGCGCTGTCCTGCTGCACCGACGATGTCGACTTCCTCACCCACGCGCCGATCGACGTGCTGCCGCACATGGTGCCGCGCCACGGCAAGCAAGAGCTGCGTGAGCTCTGGCAGACGGTCTGGTCGCGCTATTCGGAAGTCCGCTACAAGACGCCCGTCATCGTCGCCGAGGGCGACGAGGTCGCGACCTACATGCATACTTATTTCAGGAAGCGCAGCAATGACCGGGTCGTGCAGTTCGACATGGCGGTGTTCTACAGCTTCCGCGGCGGGCTGGTGTCGCAGATCCGCGAGATCATCGATTCCTATGATCTGGTGCAGCAGGTGCTGGAGCGCGAGATCGGGCCGCTGATCACGGGGGCGCCGGCGGACGGCGGGTAA